A genomic window from Planococcus rifietoensis includes:
- a CDS encoding MFS transporter has product METASTPELFTTKQKVLAFTLTLLTFVMGTSEFVIVGLLAEVSADLNISLAVAGTLVSGFAIAYAIGTPFLTAFVSRFPKYPLMLTLISIFTAGNVLSALSGSYELLIFSRIITAVVSGVLVALSMSIASDIMPENKKGPIIALVFAGFTISNVIGVPLGTLIGQLGNWQLTFWFTTLLGIISLVMAIFILPRKLKVVKASAKDQLGLLANPRMILAFFIPTFSIAGTYTIYTYITPILEDGMGIPTRYVSAVLLAYGAFSILSNVLAGKIAGRNGVSKLRYVFIVQAVILASLYFTIGTTFAGLVSLMLMAIMIYAMNATIQMYLMNLATIYSPAAKDFASSLTPVAVNIGIALGATLGGYVVAQGGYIHLSWVGALCALLASGLAFLSTRLDRADDFSTARAKAGLEQ; this is encoded by the coding sequence ATGGAAACAGCTTCAACACCAGAATTATTCACCACTAAACAGAAAGTATTGGCGTTCACTTTGACCTTATTGACGTTCGTCATGGGCACGAGTGAATTCGTTATTGTCGGCCTGCTCGCCGAAGTATCGGCTGACTTGAATATCAGCTTGGCAGTTGCAGGGACGCTTGTTTCGGGGTTTGCGATCGCTTATGCTATCGGAACTCCCTTTTTGACCGCTTTTGTCAGCCGCTTTCCCAAATATCCGCTGATGCTGACCTTGATCTCCATCTTCACAGCCGGCAACGTCCTCAGCGCCTTATCCGGATCGTATGAATTGCTGATTTTCTCACGTATCATCACAGCCGTCGTCAGCGGCGTCTTGGTCGCTTTATCGATGAGCATTGCCAGCGACATCATGCCGGAAAACAAAAAAGGCCCGATCATCGCCCTTGTTTTCGCCGGCTTCACCATTTCCAATGTCATCGGCGTCCCGCTCGGCACACTCATCGGCCAGCTCGGCAATTGGCAGCTGACGTTTTGGTTCACGACCTTGCTCGGCATTATCAGCTTAGTAATGGCCATCTTCATCCTGCCGCGCAAGTTGAAAGTCGTTAAAGCCTCCGCTAAGGATCAGCTCGGATTGTTGGCCAATCCACGGATGATTTTGGCTTTCTTTATCCCGACCTTTTCAATTGCCGGCACCTACACCATTTATACGTACATCACGCCGATCTTGGAAGACGGCATGGGCATCCCGACACGCTATGTGAGTGCCGTCCTGCTCGCATACGGTGCCTTCTCCATTCTCAGCAATGTATTGGCTGGCAAGATCGCCGGGCGCAACGGCGTCAGCAAGCTGCGCTATGTCTTTATCGTACAGGCAGTCATATTGGCTTCCTTGTATTTCACGATAGGAACGACTTTCGCAGGGCTCGTCAGCCTCATGCTGATGGCGATTATGATTTACGCAATGAACGCCACCATCCAAATGTATTTGATGAACTTGGCTACCATCTACTCGCCCGCAGCTAAAGATTTCGCTTCTTCGCTGACGCCTGTCGCTGTCAATATCGGCATCGCGCTCGGTGCAACACTCGGCGGATACGTCGTCGCACAGGGCGGCTATATCCATCTGTCCTGGGTCGGCGCATTATGCGCATTGCTCGCATCAGGGCTAGCGTTTCTCAGCACCCGCTTGGACCGGGCGGATGATTTTTCCACAGCACGCGCAAAGGCTGGCCTCGAGCAATAA
- a CDS encoding STAS domain-containing protein: MNDKQSMTTHDSLKAVSYKLFQVISNELGVNTAYVTQRGPTSMKIISSFNKDHYIIPEGYVVDYDSAYCRLIIQSDQEAMHIKNLGSFTLTKDMEATEELEVKGFLGVTLRDFYGEVFGTLCVMDKEEKDFSDKDIHFLKQMAEVLSYVIHLDSTLADIELLSVPIIPIKKGLAILSLQGNINEARSQKIMEDTLHYAADKGIHSFVIDLSQLMLLENQFPDVLKNLVSGLNVMGVQVMMTGLPPWLVQMPGVSEHLSQLKTEYVADIESALNKIGYKLEK; this comes from the coding sequence ATGAACGATAAACAAAGCATGACTACACACGATTCATTGAAAGCCGTTTCCTACAAGCTATTTCAAGTAATCAGTAATGAACTCGGTGTCAACACCGCTTATGTAACCCAGAGGGGTCCTACATCGATGAAAATTATCAGTTCATTCAATAAAGACCACTACATCATTCCAGAGGGCTATGTTGTGGATTATGACAGCGCGTATTGCCGCTTAATAATCCAAAGTGATCAGGAAGCGATGCACATAAAGAATTTAGGCTCATTTACGCTTACAAAGGACATGGAAGCGACAGAGGAACTTGAAGTTAAAGGATTTTTGGGCGTGACTTTACGCGATTTCTACGGTGAAGTCTTCGGCACATTATGCGTCATGGACAAAGAAGAAAAAGATTTTAGCGATAAAGACATCCATTTCCTCAAGCAAATGGCGGAAGTGCTATCATATGTCATCCATTTGGATTCTACCTTGGCAGACATCGAGCTGTTGAGCGTGCCGATCATCCCGATTAAAAAAGGCTTAGCGATTTTATCGCTGCAAGGGAATATTAATGAAGCACGGTCCCAGAAAATCATGGAAGACACTTTGCATTATGCGGCCGACAAAGGCATCCATTCGTTTGTCATCGACTTGTCGCAATTGATGCTGCTGGAAAACCAGTTCCCGGATGTCTTAAAGAATTTGGTGTCAGGCTTGAACGTCATGGGCGTCCAGGTCATGATGACCGGCCTCCCGCCTTGGCTCGTTCAAATGCCGGGCGTCAGCGAGCACTTATCACAGTTGAAAACCGAGTATGTCGCCGACATTGAATCAGCGTTGAATAAAATCGGTTACAAACTGGAAAAATAA